CCGGCACAGGAGGCTGCTGCAGCCAGGGGGGAGCTTCAGAACAGGAGGGGAAGGGAAGCATATGGGTGTAGCAGGAGGAcgaaaacaaagaaatttctATTTCTGAAATGATTGTAAAAACCATTGTCATCATATTTCATCATTCGTATTGATTTATGAAAACCAATAATGTGTTTGTTATCCCTtcgaaatgtatttttataccTTTATATAATAAAGTGTTGCTTCTCTAATAAGCTGAGTTTTGTGCTCTATGACTTTGCAGACGAAGCATGTAAACTGTGCAGGAGGAGATGTTCAAAGTAGAACACTGAAAGAATATGTAATGTTTGCAAACGTCCAACATCATCTGTAAAATTCTCTTTGGACAGTGTATGTGTGCTGTGATCATCATGCGCAAAGCTTTTGTCGGACAGTATTTCTGTATCTTTCCTTTAGTTGGCAAGTATGTTACTTATTCCCATTTTAACTGTAACGTTCAAACAACCAACTGCTTTCTGTGTAAAAGATTTGCTCGCATGTAACATTGAGACACGTGCTCTTCATGCATATTAatttcttccttttattaaaaatctttcttccaaaaaaaaaaaaagttctacttCCAAAAAAAAGCTGTAAGAGCATATCAGTAGGTGGAAGATGTTAAGCGCTTTTTAAGTGCTTAACTTACAACttacagaaaaatatatatagagtAATATGTTTGAATATGTTTTGATAAACTGAATCTGAATAGTAACTGTATATAAAGTGATAAGTGATGTTTCCTTTCCAAGTATAGCAAAATGGAATGGcctaagtaaagtaaaagtacttcaaaATTGTACTTGACTACTTGTACTTAGCTATTTCCACCATTACTGTACTTGTTAGCAGAAATATTCAAGGTTGCTTGTTTCATCAAAGAAAAACACGTGAATATAACTATTATTATTCACTGCATTTATGTTTcagttaaaaagttaaaatagaTGTCAAGACATACTGTACAGGAGCTACACATTTAGCATCTGATTAAGGATAATTTAGGTTAATACAGctcatttcatttatatatcaCAAATAATTATGTCCctttctgttaaaaaatatgGACATGCAATGAATATTTACAGTTGGGGTAATTAgtgttgttgtcattgttttgttcaggtctaattattttgttgatttgGACCATAGCATGATTCACTGCATTTTAGTCAtctagaaattacattttaaaatgcttcagaGATGTTTACCTTGAACAGATCCTAAGGTCAtggcacatttaaaataacacaatgtCAAAATATGTGCAATATGTGCATATGGCACCAAATGTTAAGTACATGACTAATGGTCAACTCATGATGTGGTTTCCAGTATTAAGTGCTGTTATCGTTTTTGAATCACTAGGTGGAGACAGTGCCACTCCTCTCCATCAGTTagaatttaaatatgtataaatatatataaatggaattgtaaataaacaaacagtcaAACCATGCAAAAGAGATAGAAAACCTTTATTCATATATAAATTACAAACATAAGGTTTGAGACGTGTTTGAATAAGACATTGTATTTGTATTCTTTTAAAATGGTGGATAAAACGGATTTTGTGCTATAATATATCTGTACTTCACATTGAAACTAACGAAACTCTATGTTTGATATGTCGTCTGAATTCTCCTGGCGTGTGAGGTTAACAAGGTTGGTTGTTGATATTCATTAACAGTTTGTGATGTGGGGCTTTGAATGGAGCTGTGAATGCACCAGGTTCCAGGGTCCCTTGTCCATCTTCATTCACTTGACCCATAATAATATAGTTGATACCTATTAGAAAGGAAATGACCGGAAAAACGAATCAGTGTAATAAGGTAAATATGTATTATTGGAAACACTAaggaagtgtgtgcatgtgtgtgggtgtgtaccTCTGCGGAGCAATGGGCAGTTCTTGCACTGCGACACCAGTTTAAAGGACATGGTTTCTCCAACTTGCGTGATGGTTAGTCGACCTGCCTTGTAGGCTTTAATGATGGAGACGTTAACGTTGACAGTTCCACGGCGCCCAGCGGACATAGAAGTCACCTTCCCTGTTATCACTGGATAAAGGATGGACCAGTCAGAATACAAGGCCTGATTGTTTACTTGTTGTCCATGTTAGTTGAATGAAACTTACCAAATTCGCTGGCACAGAAACTGGACTTGATGGTTCCTTGTCTTTTACAGGGTTTGGCACACAGTGGATTTTGTACAGctaaagacacaaaatacacataaatgTTAGAAACAGACACTTTCTGTTCATagatacaaacaaaagaaactaacATCACCTACCAAGCCTCTTTCCATTCGGTGGTGAGCCTCCCACCCTCCCATTCTGGCCTGTGCTGCCTTGTCCACGGCCCCTTGGGGGCTTGACTGGTGCAAGTCTCGCAGTGGgctcaggaggaggaggtggcacATGTTTGGTGGTGGGGACAGCTGGCTCAACAGTCGTGGCAGGACGTTTAGGTACACGTTCAGGCTTGACTGCTGGTTTTGGGGGAATGGACCTGGTACCAGCTCCTGAGGCGAATGTTGGTATCTGAGAACCAGGACGGACGCTGGTGTAGTGGGCCAAGAATCCATCAGATGTCACACTGAGATCAGACACAAACTGGACCAGTAGCACGTTGCCAATGGTTATAATGGGTCTACAAAGAGACAGGAAATGGAGGTTAAGAATAATCCATTTGAAATTCCAACAAACTGCAGTAGGCTGTCACTCACTGTGGGGCTTGGTCGCCACAGTATTTTCCAATCAGGCGGGAATCGTCTTTCTCTCCACCATTAAAAAATGCCACATAGTCAAACCGACAGTAGGTGTCAGCTTCCAAGATGAACTTATCAAACGTCACCTGGATTACCTGatatgcaacacaaacacaactttaaATCATTAAGCAATGAGTGGTTTTACGTGTTTGTCGTTTAAAAGCTTTGGAAACCAAAATGTATCTGCATGTTGGGAGTCAGTGTGCGGCCGACCATGTCAGGCTCCACCGTGATAAGCCAGGAGCAGCTGGTTCCTGCTGGGTATTTCTTTTCAGGCCAGTTGGGTGTCTTGATCTCTCCCTGGGATTTTGTCATCTTCCCCCCACAGAACTGCTCATCTGAAACGAGTCATACACCCTCTCTTattgcacacatttacacattttcacaagTGCTCAGATGGTTCAgtcaatataaatatatatattttcacaaCTTAGCAAGGCAGTGACTCATCACTGATACACATTGTTTGGAAAAGCAGGCAAAATGTAGAAACCCCTCATAAAAGGTTTATGGTTAAGATGAGATTATTCGTCCCACGATGGGGATATTTCCAATTTCCAAGTTAACCAAGTCAAATAATTGGTTAAAATCCAAATAGCATATGctacatttttgcaaataagGATTCTGCTGTGGGCGTGGAGGTCTGAAAAGCTCAATGATACGTTTCCATCATTTCAAAATCCAAAATGCATCTGGGCCTGGTTTGTACTTTGTGCTGTGTTGGAAACTCATGCAGGCATAATTGTATGttgtattaaatgaaaaaaagggttttaaaaaaacGGATGACCACATACCATCTAGATATGGTTTGGTTCCACTAAAAAAGGCCACAAATCCTCTACTCTGATTCTCGTCATCAGACACCATCTCTAACATCATGGTATTTGTAGTGGAAATAAGGGCACCAGGCCGGAAAGTTCCACAAAAGCGGCCCAGTTTTTGCACCAAGTTGGAATGGCCGTTGTAAACATCCAGATAGTCGTATCGACACTGTGATTCAGCTTCCATGTCGAAAATGCGGAAGGAGAGCGTGACGACATTTCCCTCAGGGACCTGGAAACCAGAGAGACCGCAGATGAGCCAGACACTGACAATACTGTAGGCAGTAGTCATTGCATAGGTATGTTGCAGGAAAGGTGACTCACGGTGATGCGCCAGATGCATTTGCTGTTGGGTTTGTAGAAGCTCGGGAAGCCTTCGCTGCCAACAAAGCCTGAGTCTGCGACCAAGTCTCCCCCACAGTTAAACACAGGCCTGTAACGAAGGAGGCTGTGTCGTGAACAGTACTGATGGCAGGGATCGGACAGAAAACCTCATTAATGCCCTCTTACAGCTCCCATAGACACAGGATTGTGAATCACTTCCTGTATTCCATCGCTAAGCTCCAGTTAGTCTTGGACACTGAAGTATGATTTACAGTGCACTGTTAGCAAACAACGTTAGGAGATAAGAGATGGGTTATTAGCACACAATCTAATTTATTCAAACTCATCCATCTCAGTCCCGAAATTAATAGCCTACGGCCTCATTATAAATCTGAGGGGCTCACTTTATTTCCAAGAGCCAAGACTGATTTTTATTAATGGATCGACAGAGGGTTTAACATTGAATAAAGAAGTATTTTGAAGATGATgtgaaacaaaatcattttcaccgtaacattttcattcactttTACTTCAGCAGGATACTGAAGATGTTCGTCAGAGTCTAGCAGACCATCTTTCTCCGCGGTTAACCCTGCAAACAATGCATATTACCTCTTTTTCAGAGTGATCGACCAAGCTCATAATTAACAAGCCCAGTTAGCTGCGTTAGTAGCATGTGCAGCTTGTATATTTACACCAATCAGATATAACATTATTACAACATGTGCAATTTAATCCAATACactggctctgccatgaattctacacTTTCTAGTTTTTTAGGTTCAATCTGTGAGAGGGTTAATAATTCTACTGcctcgttcattttaaataaagagcaCTTCGGTGTGACTCCATtatccactttgacctcaataataaacacatggtaAAATGATCACCAGTTTCAACCTAATAACTGAGAAATTATgaccttgtaaaagtacaagtaccgcTGTTGTggtggattgcattaaattgtacaggtggtcataatctTATGGCTGATCGGTGTCAGTAGCAGAGTTTTTCTACCGTTTGTTTATTTTGCCAGTGATAGTTGTTGGTTGTGTACTGTAGAGACAGATGTCTTCACTTTATTTCTCcctattactgtacattttagtAATGCGTCATCCCATCATCAGTGAGGCTTTATGTACTGTTTTGtgctaaaattaaacatttgacaCAAATTAATTATTGGCCCTCTGCTTTGAAGTTATGTAACATCTCACAAGTGATGATTGTCGTAGTTTTCAGGGTTTTAACAATGTTATGTGTCAGGAAAAGTGGTGTGTGGAATTGGTTTTGACATTTCGTGAGTGAGTTTTTGAGTGACGTTAGAAATTCGCTTTTTGTCATCCCtcatttcaaagaaacaaacacgTTGCtggataaaaatacaaacaatcaAGACAAAATCAGATCcagtggaaaaacattttgtctcagACACCAGAACCCCAGCAAAGTCAGACACTTGGCTGTTTAGAGCCTAGATGTTCAGAGCCAGAGCCAAGTTGCTCGGATTTGACCCCACAGGCAGAACCAAAAGCAATAACATCTGTGGTGGCTTGGCCACTGCAAACTCCGCGTGCCTCACATCATGAGCCAGTTACcaacaggacaactctgtgccTAACCAAACAGCGAACTGGAAAGAATTCACTTACAGAGAGGGGAAGGAATTCAGAGGATTTTCATCCAAAAGTTGCAGGCTTTTGTGAAGTCAATTTGTCAATTTCTGATGAAACTAAGAATGCGATTTGACTTAAGACAGCAACAGACtctaataaataaagattaCGATTCCTTCACAGAGGACACAGTCCATGACATATTCAACCTCACCTGGTGTAGTTCGTCTCCTGAGCATTTGTCCATCCCAAACTCAGAGACAGGAACAACCAGAGACCCCAGATAGAGTCCACATACATCATGATGCCGTGGACACACAAAGCAATGCAGCCTTTTGCAGAAACGGGAGCAGGAGTTGAGAGGTGAAAGACAGCGAGGAGAATGAGGAAGTTGCTCACTGGGGGTGGGCGGAGAGTGGGGAGGAATCAGAAGGGGGAGAGAGTTGCAGTATGGATGAAGAAACAGGCAGAGATGCTGAAAAGACAAGAGTGGTGAGAAAGAGCACTGAGGGGGGATGACGTGAATGAGAAGGGAGGGAGGAGCAGGCTTTAATTAGAGCCAGATGTTTCCTCCAGAAAAACCCTGGCTTCAATATTACAGGGGGGTCATACAGgagagaaggacagaggaaagaaatactatattattattttggttaCTGCTTTGTGGACATTCAGATATGTCTGTGCGTACAACTTATGCAGTAAGGTGGAAGAAGACAGAATTTTGGTTTGGCAGGCTGTAAACTTCACTAGCGTCCACTGTGAGTGCCTGGCTTCTCATTATGCTCCGTGCACAGGTCGGGTCAGAGCTTCAGGCTCTTTGACCTGCAGCACTCAACAATTCAGGCCATAAATTTTTACATTCCACAACAATGTATGTGGTGTTTGCTGTacagggttttttgtttttaggattaAAACGATTCACTTAATTCATGTGgtttaaacaaaatacagtggATCTAAATGGTCCCCCAGCAGGTCCTAGACACTGGAAGAATTATAAAACTAATGATcgttttctttttacagtatttccctTTGGCTCCAAAACATATCAGCCGGAGAGTGTGTATTGGCCCGTGCAAGAACAACACTCTAAAGAGGGAATAATCTTTCTGTGTTAGATTGGCTGATGAGCCAAGCCTCTGGCCTACATTACTGAGGCCTGTAGAGGGGGGTGCACTTTAGTAATGCTATAGAATGAGACACTTTTATGGACAGCAGGGCTGCAACACCTTGATCAAAGTCTGGAGGGAGGAAGAAGGAGGCCTATAGAAGCACGAAGCAAAGTTTTTAcgtgtttattttactttgttaaaTTCTAATTTGGGCTTTGAAACTGTTTTGGTGCTACGCATAGCAAGACTTCAGAACTTTGAAAGCTTGGGTTCTCAAGCAGAGCTGGAAAATTGAGCAAGCCCCAGtcctgctgtgctgtgtttgtgtgctgtttttgtgttaacCCCGAGTCCTGATAAGAGGCCGCGGAAGCAAGAATGCATTTACATGCAGAGTCTGCTGGGGGGTGGGcagtgtctgagtgtgtgtgggagtaACAGTGACCTTTGCACTTAGCAATAATCCAAGccaagagtgttttttttttttttttacgataATGTCCGATGAATTCTTGAAGCTGGATGTGCATTCCTTTTAAAGAGTCAAAGGGGAGTAGCATTGGGGGGAGTGTATGACTGGTGAGTGGGGGGAGTTGGTTAACAGGAGGGGGGGACGGATAAAgtagaaaaatggaaaacaaacttaAAGCGCTCTGACAGAAATACGCTCCAACAAatggaaatgttgtttttgcaaAGCACCCTGGAGCTCGGTCATGTTCATGTCTCCCTGAGCCAACACATAACTTTATAATTAATCCACACATTCCCTCAGCAAATGATTCTCCTGTTATTTTCAAGACAATGTCTTAtgacagtgtgaaaaaaaaaccaaaacatgatTTAAGGTGACACGGTGCTGGAGCCGTataaaacagaatgaaaaccaCAGTGTGCGCTTGTGTGAATCCATCTGAGAAGGTGACAGATGATTTCAAAACCAATCATAGACTCATCTGTTCTCTGTAATTGTGGCTGCTCTCGAATCTTCTATCCACAATTATAAGAACATCAGACTTATACGAAATATGGAGTGCTGACAGTACAGTAGGCCAAATTTCCACATCGCAATGAGTAGAAAGAGTTGCACAGAGATGAAGGTAGGAGTGCTTTTAATTTGATGAATCCCATGAGACAGCTGAGGACTCCACACTGTAAATATGACAGGTCAACATTTATCATGAAACAACTGAGTTGTGTCAGAATTAAAGCTAAAGCACAGGCCAGTAgcgttttttttcccacatgaGAAAATGAGATATTATTATGTGATAGATATGTGATATTATTCATTTAGTGTGGGCATTGtgcaaaaaatgttatattagcATTTGGCATGAGCAGGATGCAACACTAAAGTGAGAATTAGAAAAAGGGCAGATACACTGTGGGTGCATGTGTTCGTCTAACTAAAATTAAGCAAACAGTTTCACACTTAATGCTGTGAGCCTCCCCTCACTTTGCATTGCAAATGTTCAAGTTAAAGGAAGGTAATTACTATATCTCAGAAAGACTCTTCTCCAAGCAATGGTcacaaaaatgcagttttttttttgtttttcagaaattaaAAAGCACCATGGGAATTTGGTgcatgatgaaaataaatgcatttaaacctTATTATTTGAGTTGAATGTGTAGCGACCTTGTAATGTAGACATTACTTTCCTTTAAATCATACATTTATTAAGTAGCCctgaacacatttttcatgGTGCCTCCGCAATATAAAGACAGTACAGTGTGTCCTCCTGGAACCATGAAGTCTCCACAGAGAGCGGCACTGGACCCTATAGTTGTCCTGGTGACACCTGGTGGTGAAAACATGACATTACAGCTTGGACGGTGTCGCTGCTGCGTTATGAAAGGTTATCATTTTCATAGTGATAAGACAAATTTCATTTTGTACACCTTGATATGAGACTGGTGCAGTCTGTCAGTTAAGCATGGGCGTGCATAGCATATTGCACATTGCACTGTCCAAGgacatgaaaataattaaaaaaaaaattataataaaataaatgtaagaaatgCAGTAATGGAGGATATGGTTTTACTTTGCCAACCACTTAAATACCCAACATCTCAGTGTTTACTACTTGTTTAATCACACACTTTATCTGGGAGGTAGGTTACACAGTGTACAAGAAACATTAACAATTAGAAGCTAAAAATTAAGCAaaaggttttcaaaataaaggtctTCGTTAGCAACTCTCAATGCAACTCTGTTCACAACAGACTAAGGTTACTTAAAGCTTTTCTCCTGCTGGTACTACTACACAACTGTagcctctgcctctctgaaatgctcctttgaTACCCAGCCATGTTACTGACCTCTTACAAATGAACCTAAATAATTGTCAAATGCGcctctattttttttatcaattttctTCCAACGTTTGAGATGTGTCGCAGCCATCCAATTGTAAATGAgcttatattttccatgaatttataaaatgtctcagtttcaacatctgacatgttgtttatgttctattgtgaataaaatgtgggttgtGAGATGAGatctgcaaatcattgcattctgtttttatttacgtttcaCACATCGTCTGCACTGTTTTGGAATTGGAGCTGTAAATCCTCCTAAATTGTGGCCTCgtttattttcattcttaatTAACATATTAGGTGTCAATCTTATACTTGGCTAGTGTTATCTGAATTGTGGTGCTACTGCTACTGATTTACTACTGCATGATCGGCAGGTTTCAGTGATGTTTGTACTGGTAtgcaaaaatatgtatatactaAATACACTGAACAGACGTTTACATGAATGTTTAGTGTTTACTGTGACGGTTTTACTTTTGTGACTTTGAGTTTCATTGTTATTGTGACTTCTAATTGTAGTCATAATCTGAGGGGATTATACTGTAC
The Channa argus isolate prfri chromosome 24, Channa argus male v1.0, whole genome shotgun sequence genome window above contains:
- the pcolcea gene encoding procollagen C-endopeptidase enhancer a, whose product is MMYVDSIWGLWLFLSLSLGWTNAQETNYTRPVFNCGGDLVADSGFVGSEGFPSFYKPNSKCIWRITVPEGNVVTLSFRIFDMEAESQCRYDYLDVYNGHSNLVQKLGRFCGTFRPGALISTTNTMMLEMVSDDENQSRGFVAFFSGTKPYLDDEQFCGGKMTKSQGEIKTPNWPEKKYPAGTSCSWLITVEPDMVIQVTFDKFILEADTYCRFDYVAFFNGGEKDDSRLIGKYCGDQAPQPIITIGNVLLVQFVSDLSVTSDGFLAHYTSVRPGSQIPTFASGAGTRSIPPKPAVKPERVPKRPATTVEPAVPTTKHVPPPPPEPTARLAPVKPPRGRGQGSTGQNGRVGGSPPNGKRLAVQNPLCAKPCKRQGTIKSSFCASEFVITGKVTSMSAGRRGTVNVNVSIIKAYKAGRLTITQVGETMSFKLVSQCKNCPLLRRGINYIIMGQVNEDGQGTLEPGAFTAPFKAPHHKLLMNINNQPC